A single genomic interval of Sebastes umbrosus isolate fSebUmb1 chromosome 9, fSebUmb1.pri, whole genome shotgun sequence harbors:
- the flrt1b gene encoding LOW QUALITY PROTEIN: leucine-rich repeat transmembrane protein FLRT1 (The sequence of the model RefSeq protein was modified relative to this genomic sequence to represent the inferred CDS: inserted 5 bases in 4 codons), with amino-acid sequence MAAESLAELRDWLFLLLLCLTLLAEVLELAAAAIAMETGEGDEGIVCPSVCRCDEGFVYCNDRGLSIIPPLPLMAAILYLQSNRLSNAGLPPSLERSTSIRVIYLYANQLDEFPIHLPPSLRELHLQDNNIRTLPRSALAKLPLLERLHLDDNSISTVSIQERAFSGTPRLRLLFLSRNHLSSIPAGLPASLEELRLDDNRISTIPTHAFRGLSSLRRLVLDGNLLANTRIADDTFTRLSNLTELSLVRNALQSPPVYLPSAHLVRLHLQDNGMTHIPRGALDGMRRLQRLDLSGNNLTTLPRGLLKDTESLELLLLRGNPWYCGCNLRWLHAWLHSRGAAVTVRGLTCQGPEPVRGQALRELSSLMEQCEGPPPGPSTGMGVNPAERDGGGEDGIGGGQAVASXPHGSTTTASLLVPTQGSLFTLRAKPRPGLVMPLPPGEGGQVSGEALELTVKPLSSDSVLVSWLCPEPAPSFRLSWLRLGSSAALGSITETLVPGERRQYLLTQLTPRSHYLICLLPLRQESPFGGSSMGSSRVGSMDTDSKDSAPSCAQIETGEALVSGGXGSDKEGQDSELTVLPLAGIIXGATALVSLLLIFGIFCWYGQRTSYVSGDTGTYSRGRGGKTYDDYVESGTKKDTSILEIRAPPAGFQMTAMAHQPLQPKLEDVTYIHTXFPSSSSSSQPNGTYRSTHGAGSLNGTILSQTSHHHVTYGTNRGYREGGIPDIDYAYT; translated from the exons ATGGCAGCTGAGAGTCTTGCTGAGCTCCGCGACTGGCTCTTTCTGCTCCTCCTGTGCCTCACCTTATTGGCTGAGGTGCTGGAACTGGCGGCAGCGGCAATTGCCATGGAGACGGGCGAGGGAGATGAGGGCATTGTTTGTCCCTCAGTGTGCCGCTGTGACGAGGGTTTTGTCTACTGCAACGACCGTGGTCTCAGTATAATTCCTCCCCTACCGTTAATGGCTGCCATCCTCTACTTGCAGAG CAACCGGCTGAGTAACGCTGGCCTGCCTCCCTCGCTGGAACGCAGCACGTCCATACGAGTGATTTACCTGTATGCCAACCAGTTGGATGAATTCCCTATACACCTGCCGCCTTCGTTACGGGAGCTCCATTTGCAGGATAATAATATACGAACGTTACCGAGATCAGCTCTGGCCAAGTTACCGTTACTAGAACGTTTGCACCTGGATGATAACTCTATATCCACAGTTAGCATCCAGGAGCGAGCTTTTTCTGGGACTCCACGGCTTCGACTGCTGTTTCTGTCTCGGAACCACCTGTCAAGCATCCCTGCGGGCTTGCCAGCATCCTTGGAAGAGTTGCGACTGGACGACAATAGAATCAGCACCATCCCCACACATGCCTTCCGCGGGCTCTCCTCCCTGCGCCGCTTGGTCCTGGATGGGAACCTGTTGGCCAACACGCGCATTGCAGATGACACCTTTACCCGTCTCTCCAACCTGACTGAGCTGTCACTTGTCAGGAACGCCCTGCAGTCTCCGCCAGTCTACCTGCCTTCTGCTCACCTCGTGCGACTCCATTTGCAAGACAACGGGATGACTCACATACCACGGGGGGCGCTGGACGGGATGCGGCGACTACAGAGGCTGGACCTGTCAGGAAACAATCTGACCACTCTCCCACGAGGACTTCTGAAGGACACAGAAAGCCTGGAGCTGCTACTGCTGCGAGGAAACCCCTGGTACTGCGGCTGCAACCTTCGCTGGCTCCACGCATGGCTGCACAGCCGGGGGGCGGCGGTGACAGTCAGAGGTCTGACCTGTCAGGGGCCCGAGCCTGTAAGGGGCCAAGCCCTCAGAGAACTATCCTCCCTGATGGAGCAGTGTGAAGGTCCCCCTCCTGGTCCCAGTACAGGAATGGGGGTGAACCCGgcagaaagagatggaggaggtgaagatGGTATTGGAGGGGGCCAAGCAGTGGCTT GTCCCCATGGCAGCACCACCACTGCCTCTCTGCTGGTCCCAACACAAGGCTCCCTCTTCACCCTGCGAGCCAAGCCAAGGCCGGGCCTTGTTATGCCTCTACCTCCCGGTGAAGGGGGGCAGGTATCTGGAGAGGCCCTGGAGCTGACTGTAAAACCTCTCTCTTCGGACAGTGTACTGGTGAGCTGGCTGTGCCCTGAGCCGGCACCCTCTTTCCGCCTGTCGTGGCTGAGGTTGGGTAGCAGCGCAGCTCTTGGTTCGATAACAGAGACTCTGGTACCTGGAGAGAGGAGGCAGTACCTCCTCACCCAGCTCACCCCTCGCTCCCATTACCTCATCTGTCTACTGCCACTACGACAGGAATCCCCTTTTGGGGGTTCCAGCATGGGTTCATCTCGAGTCGGCAGCATGGACACGGACAGTAAAGACTCGGCCCCGTCCTGCGCTCAGATAGAGACTGGAGAGGCTCTGGTCAGCGGGGG GGGGTCGGATAAAGAGGGACAGGACTCAGAACTAACAGTCCTGCCATTGGCTGGGATCA GGGGTGCCACAGCGTTAGTAAGCCTGCTGTTAATCTTTGGCATCTTCTGCTGGTATGGACAGAGAACAAGTTACGTGTCTGGGGACACAGGCACGTACAGCAGGGGCCGGGGGGGAAAAACTTACGATGACTATGTAGAGTCCGGCACCAAGAAAGACACTTCCATCTTAGAGATCAGGGCCCCTCCGGCAGGGTTTCAGATGACAGCTATGGCCCACCAGCCCCTGCAGCCTAAGCTGGAGGATGTCACCTACATCCACA AttttccctcttcttcctcttcctcccaacCTAACGGGACCTACCGGAGCACCCACGGAGCCGGCAGCCTCAACGGCACCATCCTCAGCCAAACCAGCCACCATCACGTCACTTACGGTACCAACCGTGGCTACAGAGAGGGTGGCATCCCCGACATAGATTATGCCTACACGTGA